In bacterium BMS3Abin14, the DNA window CCTGTTTCTTAATCTTGGCAACCTCGTCATCTGAAAGGGGGGCCGGATTGGAACCTCCCACAAAACCGGTGACCTTGGGAAGGCTGTTGACAAGATGCCATGTCTCATCGGTAAGCTCCATCTCCACGATTATGTAGCCGGGAAAGAACTTGCGGGTAGAGATTTTTTTCTTCCCCTTCTTTAGCTCAACGACCTCCTCGGAGGGGATCATGATGTGGCCGAGCGAACCATCCATTTCGTGCTCGTGAAACTTCTGGACAAGGGCCTCCTTCACCTGGTTTTCATAGCCGGTGTGAGTATGAACGACATACCAGCCCATTCGGGATTTTTCCACTGGTGTCTCCTGATTTCCTACCCGAGAAGATATCTTATCAAATGGCTAAGCAGAATATCGACAAAACCAAGGTAAAATGCGGAAATCAGGACAACGACCAGAACAACGCCTGTGGACGACACGGTGTCCTGTCTCGATGGCCAGGTAACCTTTTTAAGCTCGACTTTAACCTCACCGAGAAACGTCTTAACCTTCTTCCACATGGGAATTAACCTCGTTTTCTAAAAACGCAACGACACCCTCCGTCGCGGAGAGGGAAGTTGGCAGGCCAGGAGGGATTCGAACCCACAACACCCGGTTTTGGAGACCGGTGCTCTAACCGTTAGAGCTACTGGCCTATCCCGTTGCTCACAATACTGACGGGTTACTTTGTCTCCTTATGGAC includes these proteins:
- a CDS encoding hypothetical protein (transcription termination/antitermination protein NusG); the protein is MEKSRMGWYVVHTHTGYENQVKEALVQKFHEHEMDGSLGHIMIPSEEVVELKKGKKKISTRKFFPGYIIVEMELTDETWHLVNSLPKVTGFVGGSNPAPLSDDEVAKIKKQVEEGAERPTPKVIFSAGESVRVVDGPFTNFNGIVKEVNEEKGKLKVLVTIFGRATSVELEFLQVEKN
- a CDS encoding preprotein translocase subunit SecE is translated as MWKKVKTFLGEVKVELKKVTWPSRQDTVSSTGVVLVVVLISAFYLGFVDILLSHLIRYLLG